The following coding sequences are from one Streptomyces sp. NBC_01485 window:
- a CDS encoding class I SAM-dependent methyltransferase — MTAADVIEAWDQADPSAIHPTRAVDEDAYWDSGRNQAALLGTVLADGCRVVDFGCGDGRVAIPLRNLGYDVTAVDASQTMLDRLHQHDPAMPTVLSPGSGLYAALGKKVDAVVSLAVLIHHNYTDCLNLLTELRQAVKLGGLLVLDWPVSDEPVEGQSWLEVTTWSQQAHDDACARIGLKPVDAALPWGVYKAVKAA; from the coding sequence GTGACCGCCGCTGACGTCATCGAGGCCTGGGACCAGGCCGACCCGTCCGCGATCCACCCCACCCGGGCCGTCGACGAGGATGCCTACTGGGACAGCGGCAGGAATCAGGCCGCACTCCTCGGCACCGTCCTGGCCGACGGCTGCAGGGTCGTCGACTTCGGATGCGGAGACGGACGCGTCGCCATCCCGCTCCGCAACCTCGGCTACGACGTCACCGCCGTGGACGCCTCCCAGACCATGCTCGACCGACTCCACCAGCACGACCCCGCCATGCCCACCGTTCTCAGCCCCGGCAGCGGCCTGTACGCGGCACTCGGCAAGAAGGTCGACGCCGTCGTCTCCCTCGCCGTCCTCATCCACCACAACTACACGGACTGCCTCAACCTCCTGACCGAACTCCGGCAGGCCGTCAAGCTCGGCGGCCTCCTCGTCCTCGACTGGCCCGTCAGTGACGAGCCCGTCGAAGGGCAGAGCTGGTTGGAGGTCACCACCTGGAGCCAGCAGGCCCACGACGACGCCTGCGCCCGCATCGGCCTCAAGCCTGTCGACGCGGCGCTGCCGTGGGGCGTCTACAAGGCGGTGAAGGCTGCGTGA
- a CDS encoding beta barrel domain-containing protein, which produces MERLRRERDAHPAGPGRRGAGVLARQRLNPPRHHPTPSRERNPPHDRHWTGRRQGRRHPDPRHQQPLPGDETVTVSRIGSKYLYVTRPGGSELRDRFHRESGVEDSQHGTPQRLYTPAQYDESKQHASLLERLREAGIEFRHGVSRSLTTDQLRALLAIMQPDA; this is translated from the coding sequence GTGGAACGACTACGTCGAGAACGAGACGCTCACCCAGCGGGACCTGGTCGCCGGGGCGCTGGAGTACTGGCGCGGCAACGACTGAACCCGCCCCGACATCACCCCACACCCAGCCGCGAAAGGAACCCACCGCATGACCGTCACTGGACTGGCCGACGTCAAGGTCGGCGACACCCTGATCCTCGCCACCAACAACCGCTACCGGGTGATGAGACTGTCACCGTCTCCCGCATCGGCAGCAAATACCTGTACGTCACCCGCCCCGGCGGAAGCGAACTCCGGGACCGCTTCCACCGGGAGAGCGGCGTCGAGGACAGCCAGCACGGTACCCCCCAGCGCCTGTACACGCCCGCCCAGTACGACGAGTCGAAGCAGCACGCCAGCCTGCTCGAACGCTTGCGGGAGGCCGGTATCGAGTTCCGGCACGGGGTGAGCCGCAGCCTCACCACAGACCAACTCCGGGCACTCCTCGCCATCATGCAGCCCGACGCCTGA
- a CDS encoding IS5 family transposase (programmed frameshift) — MARGDLTDEQWALIEPHLPIAAVGPIPDLRKHFNAVMWRFRTGSPWRDLPAEFGPWQSAYDRFRIWATRGVFQDLMQTVIAEAAARGQADLGLVSVDSATARAHHHAAGMALDSEQLAALELAVEAEKGARTRSKEQDGQAEDEARVERRRVRRRHRARLKAAELGRSRGGLTSKIHVAADRRCRPLAFVLTPGQAGDSPQFAPVLERVKVRGPIGRPRTRPDAVAADKAYSSRHNRRYLRRRGIRAVIPEKVDQAANRKKRGSAGGRPVSHDATLYKERNTVERCINRLRNWRGIATRYDKTPESYEAGLRLCGAMLWLRSIAPHS; from the exons ATGGCGCGAGGCGATCTCACCGATGAGCAGTGGGCCCTGATCGAGCCCCATCTCCCGATTGCCGCGGTTGGGCCCATCCCTGACCTGCGGAAACATTTCAACGCGGTGATGTGGCGGTTCCGGACCGGTAGCCCCTGGCGTGACCTGCCGGCCGAGTTCGGGCCCTGGCAGAGCGCCTACGACCGCTTCCGGATCTGGGCGACGCGGGGCGTTTTCCAGGACCTGATGCAAACAGTGATCGCCGAGGCCGCCGCCCGCGGCCAGGCCGACTTGGGCCTGGTCAGCGTGGACTCGGCGACCGCCCGGGCCCACCATCACGCCGCCGGGATGGCCCTGGACTCCGAGCAGCTGGCGGCCTTGGAACTGGCCGTCGAGGCCGAAAAGGGGGCGAGGACAAGGAGCAAAGAA CAAGACGGACAGGCCGAGGATGAGGCGCGCGTCGAGCGGCGACGGGTCCGCCGACGACACCGGGCCCGCTTGAAAGCCGCCGAGCTGGGGCGTTCCCGGGGCGGACTGACGAGCAAGATCCATGTGGCGGCTGACCGACGCTGTCGCCCGCTTGCGTTCGTCCTCACGCCCGGGCAGGCCGGCGACAGTCCGCAGTTCGCCCCGGTCCTGGAACGGGTAAAGGTGCGCGGCCCGATCGGGCGCCCGCGGACCCGGCCGGATGCGGTGGCCGCGGACAAGGCGTACTCGTCCCGACACAACCGCCGCTACCTGCGACGACGCGGGATCCGAGCCGTGATCCCGGAGAAGGTCGACCAGGCCGCGAACCGCAAGAAGCGTGGCAGCGCCGGCGGCCGGCCGGTCTCGCACGACGCGACACTCTACAAAGAGCGCAACACCGTGGAACGGTGCATCAACCGGCTGCGGAACTGGCGCGGCATCGCTACCCGGTACGACAAGACCCCGGAGAGCTACGAGGCCGGACTGCGCCTGTGTGGTGCGATGCTCTGGCTCCGCAGCATCGCACCACACTCGTGA
- a CDS encoding DUF6221 family protein — protein sequence MDLHAWITQQVDRVEETARAVEDRSAPWDGLWMADGNRAVRTVNGHVLFYRHKSSPLKPGLADHVALNDPAAVLRRCEADRRILARHRLDPGAAGTDRAAACDGCGVEWVQDCCDPVTDNLNDCPELLDLAHAHGLTDEILTSLDRPQPPESKPSIRSRYANGGILTTPITTSDIPAALRGPHWKP from the coding sequence ATGGATCTCCACGCCTGGATCACCCAGCAAGTCGACCGCGTCGAAGAGACCGCGCGCGCAGTCGAAGATCGCAGCGCCCCATGGGACGGGCTGTGGATGGCCGACGGGAATCGAGCGGTACGCACCGTCAACGGGCACGTGCTCTTCTACCGACACAAAAGCAGCCCGCTGAAGCCGGGACTCGCTGACCACGTCGCCCTGAACGACCCGGCCGCAGTTCTGCGGCGCTGCGAGGCAGACCGCCGCATCCTCGCCCGGCACCGGCTCGACCCGGGAGCAGCGGGAACCGATCGCGCGGCAGCCTGCGACGGCTGCGGAGTCGAGTGGGTGCAGGACTGCTGCGACCCCGTCACCGACAACCTCAACGACTGCCCCGAACTCCTCGACCTCGCCCACGCGCACGGGCTGACGGACGAGATCCTCACCAGCCTCGACCGGCCTCAGCCTCCCGAGTCGAAGCCGAGCATCCGCAGTCGGTACGCCAACGGCGGCATCCTCACCACGCCCATCACCACCAGCGACATACCCGCCGCACTCCGCGGACCCCACTGGAAACCCTGA
- a CDS encoding PP2C family protein-serine/threonine phosphatase translates to MRTYATAQHIGDRSHQCDATATASGPDGTRAFVLLDGIGSTDEIRDWTRTAARKLARSAAYHADAETGLRAQYERYASDPDRQGPWARQPDACAVVAVVSPRWLTVAWCGDARAYLMVRGTVQRLTADHNLRRVYPDNGVHGGGNRNVVTSCLGNAETDQEVKDRYGHPAIESVTRQLENSRLLLASDGAYEPLEDSLRNLADYLTGDPREAARDFVTSATEHAGPRADNATVLIADIRP, encoded by the coding sequence ATGCGCACCTACGCCACCGCCCAACACATCGGCGACCGCAGTCACCAGTGCGACGCCACCGCCACCGCCTCCGGCCCCGACGGAACCCGCGCGTTCGTGCTCCTCGACGGCATCGGCAGCACCGACGAGATCCGCGACTGGACCCGCACCGCCGCCCGGAAACTGGCCCGCTCCGCCGCCTACCACGCCGACGCCGAGACCGGCCTGCGCGCCCAATACGAACGCTACGCCAGCGACCCCGACCGGCAGGGCCCGTGGGCGCGCCAGCCGGACGCCTGCGCAGTCGTCGCCGTTGTCTCGCCGCGCTGGCTCACCGTCGCCTGGTGCGGCGACGCCCGCGCCTACCTCATGGTCCGCGGTACGGTCCAGCGCCTCACCGCCGATCACAACCTGCGGCGCGTCTATCCGGACAACGGTGTGCACGGCGGCGGGAACCGAAACGTCGTCACCTCCTGCTTGGGCAACGCCGAAACCGATCAGGAGGTGAAAGACCGGTACGGGCATCCCGCGATCGAGTCCGTCACCCGCCAGCTGGAGAACTCCCGTCTCCTCCTCGCCTCCGACGGCGCGTACGAGCCACTCGAAGACTCGCTGCGCAACCTCGCCGACTACCTGACCGGCGACCCGCGTGAAGCCGCCCGCGACTTCGTCACCTCGGCCACCGAACACGCCGGCCCGCGGGCCGACAACGCCACCGTCCTCATCGCCGACATCCGTCCTTGA
- a CDS encoding HNH endonuclease, with protein sequence MSGGWARSTRKSRLPSNWRSEIRPAAHARNPDHICHICGQPGGDRLDHKQPGDDHSPENLDWAHDATPPHCHRYKSSREGHAAKAANPPPGRKRPPEQHPGLL encoded by the coding sequence GTGAGCGGAGGCTGGGCACGGAGCACCAGGAAGAGCAGACTGCCCTCCAACTGGCGCAGCGAAATCCGGCCCGCCGCACACGCCCGAAACCCCGACCACATCTGCCACATCTGCGGACAACCCGGCGGCGACCGACTCGACCACAAACAGCCCGGCGACGACCACAGCCCCGAGAACCTCGACTGGGCCCACGACGCCACACCGCCCCACTGCCACCGGTACAAGAGCTCACGCGAAGGCCACGCAGCCAAGGCCGCCAACCCGCCACCCGGACGAAAGCGGCCACCCGAGCAGCACCCCGGACTCCTGTGA
- a CDS encoding M12 family metallo-peptidase, with protein sequence MALRLRILAALVAAAGLLLTAAPPAESATGPVYAGRGWKVWTDNGIYSLNPDPYTIVFADTAARTKLKPYLLKPAAQASTVTGVQITVTDLIDTTPAGTCPARHQIIVSYSYRPTGEAGMSQARACHQIDDGSAWGGHMLIDSEYWTSPNWFSTDAVKNDAYRWNVITHELGHSLGLAHATEDLNGDGTVKRGECVATATGTKPIMCDPQGGYLNPTDAGRFTPPFDEPGLRQLAANWYLR encoded by the coding sequence GTGGCCCTCCGACTCCGCATCCTCGCCGCCCTCGTCGCAGCCGCAGGCCTGCTACTCACCGCAGCCCCGCCCGCAGAATCAGCCACCGGACCCGTCTACGCGGGCCGCGGCTGGAAAGTCTGGACCGACAACGGCATCTACAGCCTCAACCCGGACCCGTACACGATCGTCTTCGCCGACACGGCAGCCCGGACCAAGCTGAAGCCGTACCTGCTGAAGCCAGCCGCGCAGGCGTCGACGGTCACCGGCGTGCAGATCACCGTCACCGACCTCATCGACACCACGCCCGCCGGCACCTGCCCAGCACGGCACCAGATCATCGTCTCCTACAGCTACCGGCCCACCGGCGAAGCCGGCATGTCGCAGGCCCGCGCCTGCCACCAGATCGACGACGGCTCCGCGTGGGGCGGCCACATGCTCATCGACTCCGAGTACTGGACGTCCCCGAACTGGTTCTCCACGGACGCGGTCAAGAACGACGCCTACCGGTGGAACGTCATCACCCACGAACTCGGCCACAGCCTCGGCCTCGCCCACGCCACCGAAGACTTGAACGGCGACGGCACCGTGAAGCGCGGAGAATGCGTCGCGACCGCCACCGGCACCAAGCCCATCATGTGCGATCCGCAAGGCGGCTACCTCAACCCCACCGACGCAGGCCGCTTCACACCCCCCTTCGACGAGCCCGGCCTCCGCCAACTCGCCGCCAACTGGTACCTCCGATAA
- a CDS encoding bifunctional DNA primase/polymerase has protein sequence MTSTAAARRTVCGQCAGPLPMMARADARYCGATCRKRASRSRLAAHQEQVAAEQQARIPAELTLRPRWVRHKDKVPLRTDGRFASVKDPSSWSDYATVAASKTGDGIGFVLTAGDGIVVVDLDHAVEDGRVLPWAQAIVDQLPPTYMERGRSGTGLHLWFRGAVPHGRRIRKGELAVEVYSDRRYIIVGDRVSGTPLSLAVLPDAAGLIASL, from the coding sequence ATGACCTCGACCGCCGCAGCCCGCCGCACCGTGTGCGGGCAGTGCGCTGGCCCGCTGCCCATGATGGCGCGGGCCGATGCGCGTTACTGCGGCGCGACCTGCAGGAAGCGGGCGAGTCGCTCCCGACTGGCCGCCCACCAAGAGCAGGTGGCCGCCGAGCAGCAGGCTCGTATCCCGGCTGAGTTGACGTTGCGCCCGCGGTGGGTGCGGCACAAGGACAAGGTGCCGCTGCGCACCGACGGCCGTTTCGCCTCAGTCAAGGACCCGTCATCCTGGTCGGACTACGCGACCGTGGCCGCGTCGAAGACGGGTGACGGCATCGGCTTCGTCCTCACGGCCGGCGACGGCATCGTCGTCGTCGACCTGGACCACGCCGTCGAGGACGGCCGGGTGCTTCCGTGGGCGCAGGCGATCGTGGATCAGTTGCCGCCGACGTACATGGAGCGCGGCCGGTCCGGTACCGGCCTGCACCTGTGGTTCCGTGGCGCGGTCCCGCACGGCCGACGTATCCGCAAGGGGGAGTTGGCGGTCGAGGTGTACTCGGACCGTCGTTACATCATCGTCGGCGACCGGGTTTCGGGTACGCCGTTGAGTCTTGCCGTGCTGCCTGATGCGGCCGGTTTGATCGCCTCGCTCTGA
- a CDS encoding IS4 family transposase, translated as MQHPWTGLSDDVRLGILTRWVTAELVDEVLAACGKRDEKPGALPVRFMVYFVLASALFQQDSYDDVAENLVGALEEMSVSIPNRSSFTRARQRLGPAVLETLFRRLAGPVAPPGLADAYYQGMRIAAVDGFLLDVKENEVNRATFGGTRDARGHRAGNPQARVVTLTETGTHSTIDARVGGFSTGERELTIPMAASAAGMFVIMDRGFPGVELWKAFTQAGAHLLIRARSTVAHQPVTVLVDGTYLARMNLAGQKRAHPGGVLVRVVEYRIDGGEVIRLLTDLLDPVAFPADELAALYHDRWESESAFRQVKTFQRGPQEVLRSVSPALIRQEVWAHLVVHHCMTRIIMLLADEEGIDPDRISFVKVIKHVRRSVIRQCTQTSWQVKQFMTMLADKVHRKLDSGARRLREADRFVKRPYLKYTYRPAGKPRRPTRHVPEKSLTLEPALAS; from the coding sequence ATGCAGCATCCATGGACCGGATTATCGGACGACGTGCGGTTGGGAATTCTCACCCGGTGGGTGACCGCCGAGTTGGTGGACGAGGTGCTGGCTGCGTGCGGAAAGCGGGATGAGAAGCCTGGGGCGCTGCCGGTCAGGTTCATGGTCTATTTCGTGCTCGCGTCGGCCCTCTTCCAGCAGGACTCCTATGACGACGTGGCGGAGAATCTGGTGGGCGCGCTGGAGGAGATGAGCGTGTCGATCCCGAACCGGTCCTCGTTCACGCGGGCCAGGCAGCGGCTCGGGCCGGCCGTGCTGGAGACGCTGTTCCGTCGCCTGGCCGGGCCGGTAGCCCCGCCAGGGCTTGCCGACGCCTACTACCAGGGGATGCGGATCGCCGCGGTGGACGGGTTCCTCCTCGACGTGAAGGAGAACGAGGTCAACCGGGCCACGTTCGGCGGGACGCGGGACGCCAGGGGTCATCGGGCGGGAAATCCTCAGGCCAGGGTGGTGACGCTGACCGAGACCGGGACGCACTCCACGATCGACGCGAGAGTGGGCGGGTTCAGCACCGGGGAGCGGGAGTTGACGATCCCGATGGCCGCCAGCGCTGCCGGGATGTTCGTCATCATGGACCGGGGCTTCCCCGGGGTGGAACTGTGGAAGGCGTTCACGCAGGCCGGGGCTCACCTGCTGATCCGGGCGCGCTCCACGGTGGCCCACCAGCCGGTGACGGTCCTCGTGGACGGGACGTATCTGGCCCGGATGAACCTGGCCGGGCAGAAGCGTGCACATCCCGGCGGGGTGCTGGTGCGGGTGGTCGAGTACCGCATCGATGGGGGCGAGGTCATCCGACTGCTGACCGACCTGCTGGACCCGGTGGCCTTCCCCGCGGACGAGTTGGCCGCCCTCTACCATGATCGCTGGGAGAGTGAGTCGGCGTTTCGGCAGGTCAAGACGTTTCAGCGCGGACCCCAGGAGGTCTTACGGTCCGTCAGCCCAGCTTTGATCCGGCAGGAGGTATGGGCGCATCTGGTGGTGCACCACTGCATGACCCGGATCATCATGCTCCTGGCCGACGAAGAAGGGATCGACCCGGACCGGATCTCCTTCGTCAAGGTCATCAAGCACGTGCGACGCAGCGTCATCCGCCAGTGCACGCAGACCTCTTGGCAGGTCAAGCAGTTCATGACGATGCTGGCCGATAAGGTGCACCGCAAGCTCGACAGCGGTGCCAGACGCCTGCGCGAGGCGGACCGGTTCGTCAAGCGCCCGTACTTGAAGTACACCTACCGCCCCGCGGGGAAGCCCCGCCGCCCCACCCGACACGTCCCGGAGAAGTCGCTGACCTTGGAACCCGCACTCGCTTCATAG
- a CDS encoding phage terminase small subunit — protein MGHRSKEEKDSVTKAPSGAPVDLPDLPDPSPLWDPIASDWYLSLRESGQAAFYQPSDWAVARYAAELMSRVLDCSERGPNGQLVAALNSVMSSLLTTEGDRRRARMELERNKPAPQGDADVTVLDDYRSAFSG, from the coding sequence ATGGGCCATCGCTCGAAGGAAGAGAAGGACTCTGTCACGAAGGCACCTTCGGGTGCGCCGGTGGATCTGCCGGATCTGCCGGATCCGAGTCCCCTGTGGGATCCGATCGCGTCGGACTGGTACCTGTCGCTGCGGGAGTCGGGGCAGGCTGCGTTCTATCAGCCGTCGGACTGGGCGGTTGCCCGGTATGCGGCGGAGCTGATGTCGCGGGTGCTGGACTGCTCCGAGCGCGGCCCCAACGGCCAGCTTGTGGCGGCGCTGAACTCGGTGATGTCGTCGCTGCTGACGACGGAAGGCGACCGACGCCGGGCCCGTATGGAGCTGGAGCGAAACAAGCCTGCTCCGCAGGGCGATGCCGATGTGACGGTGCTCGATGACTACCGCTCCGCCTTCAGCGGCTGA
- a CDS encoding glycosyltransferase family A protein produces the protein MADDLLVIIPTRGRPQAIPEIVQAWDDTGATADVLFCVDKDDPELKAYKAQEKAYADDARVRFVFWARKRLCGTLNQAAVKNAPDYRFLAFMGDDHRPRPAAMPWDARIRICLSGGPGIVYGNDLLQGEAMATAVAMTSDMVETLGYFAPDCLVHLCLDLVWLDWGRGVGRITYLDDMVIEHMHPAASKAQMDAVYEECNSPEQVSADAAAYYDYRDNGGLEADLVKLRKLVEEAS, from the coding sequence ATGGCCGACGACCTCCTCGTCATCATCCCAACCCGTGGCCGACCCCAGGCGATCCCCGAGATCGTGCAAGCCTGGGACGACACCGGGGCCACTGCCGACGTCCTGTTCTGCGTCGACAAGGACGACCCCGAGCTGAAGGCGTACAAGGCGCAGGAGAAGGCCTACGCGGACGACGCCCGGGTGCGGTTCGTGTTCTGGGCGCGGAAGCGGCTGTGCGGGACGCTCAACCAGGCTGCGGTGAAGAACGCCCCGGACTACCGGTTCCTCGCCTTCATGGGCGACGACCACCGGCCTAGGCCTGCGGCGATGCCGTGGGACGCCCGCATCCGGATATGCCTCTCCGGCGGGCCCGGCATCGTCTACGGCAATGACCTCCTACAGGGTGAGGCCATGGCGACCGCCGTGGCGATGACGTCGGACATGGTCGAAACGCTGGGCTACTTCGCGCCGGACTGCCTGGTGCATCTCTGCCTCGACCTGGTGTGGCTCGACTGGGGTCGTGGCGTGGGCCGCATCACCTACCTCGACGACATGGTCATCGAGCACATGCATCCCGCAGCGTCGAAGGCGCAGATGGATGCGGTGTACGAGGAGTGCAACAGCCCCGAACAGGTCTCCGCCGACGCCGCCGCCTACTACGACTACCGGGACAACGGCGGACTCGAAGCCGACCTTGTGAAGCTGCGGAAACTCGTCGAGGAGGCATCGTGA
- a CDS encoding phage tail fiber protein — translation MAEGLSTTLVSNWLNTLRAAGAAYGPITTYAQLHTANPGAAGTTAVSVGSTTRSVFTFAASSSGSALALTGTNPSWTNGGTSETITHLSIWSASTSGTFLFSVALSASKAWSSADTFTTTALGLSLGAQAS, via the coding sequence ATGGCTGAGGGCCTATCCACCACCCTGGTATCCAACTGGCTCAACACCCTCCGGGCAGCCGGAGCCGCCTACGGGCCGATCACCACCTACGCCCAACTCCACACCGCCAACCCCGGCGCGGCCGGCACCACCGCCGTCTCCGTCGGCTCCACGACCCGGTCCGTGTTCACGTTCGCGGCGTCGTCGTCCGGGTCGGCGCTCGCCCTGACCGGCACCAACCCGTCGTGGACGAACGGCGGCACCTCGGAGACGATCACCCACCTGTCGATCTGGTCCGCTTCCACTTCGGGGACGTTCCTGTTCTCCGTGGCCCTGTCCGCGTCGAAAGCGTGGTCGTCCGCGGACACCTTCACCACAACTGCTCTCGGGCTGTCGCTCGGCGCCCAGGCTTCGTGA
- a CDS encoding NAD-dependent epimerase/dehydratase family protein — protein sequence MRVLLTGHRGFVGRHLHAALEARGDDVTGIDLADGSGDALDFFRADNQRWDLAIHCAAIVGGRASIDGSPLGVATNLALDAWYMRWLIRTGTPRAVYFSSSAAYPIELQQPGDVRKLYEEDIDLDHPEQPDASYGWAKLTGEKLATYAEAEGCRILIPRPFSGYGEDQDEAYPFPAFIQRAKRRDDPFEIWGSGDSTRDWIHISDLVAATLALLAADVTGPVNLGWGRATSFNDLAAIVCAGAGYRPQLKHLPSAPQGVHHRVSDPGRMLDHYQPAVTLEEGVRRALAD from the coding sequence ATGCGCGTCCTCCTCACCGGCCACCGGGGCTTCGTCGGCCGTCACCTGCATGCCGCGCTCGAAGCCCGGGGTGACGACGTCACCGGCATCGACCTCGCCGACGGCAGCGGCGACGCCCTCGACTTCTTTCGCGCCGACAACCAGCGCTGGGACCTCGCGATCCACTGCGCGGCGATTGTCGGCGGTCGGGCCAGCATCGACGGCAGCCCGCTCGGCGTCGCCACCAACCTCGCACTCGACGCCTGGTACATGCGCTGGTTGATTCGCACCGGCACCCCGCGAGCCGTCTACTTCAGTTCGTCTGCGGCATATCCGATCGAGCTTCAGCAGCCCGGCGACGTCCGCAAACTGTACGAGGAAGACATCGACCTCGACCATCCCGAACAGCCCGACGCATCGTATGGATGGGCGAAACTCACCGGCGAGAAACTCGCCACCTACGCCGAAGCCGAAGGCTGCCGCATCCTCATCCCGCGCCCGTTCAGCGGCTACGGCGAAGACCAGGACGAGGCGTACCCGTTCCCCGCGTTCATCCAGCGGGCCAAACGCCGCGACGACCCCTTCGAAATCTGGGGATCCGGCGACTCCACACGCGACTGGATCCACATCTCGGACCTGGTCGCAGCCACCCTCGCGCTCCTCGCCGCCGACGTCACCGGACCCGTCAACCTCGGCTGGGGCAGAGCCACCAGCTTCAACGACCTCGCCGCCATCGTGTGCGCAGGAGCCGGATACCGCCCCCAGTTGAAGCACCTGCCGTCCGCACCCCAAGGCGTCCACCACCGCGTCAGCGACCCCGGCCGCATGCTCGACCACTACCAGCCGGCCGTCACGCTGGAAGAAGGCGTCCGGCGGGCCCTCGCAGACTGA